The Pediococcus inopinatus region ACAACAAGATCCAACTTGTCACCAATTTTAACAGCATCGTTAATATCATCGATATGAGCAGTTGAAAGCTCACGCAATGGAACAACACCTTCAACACCGGTACCTTCAATACCTACAATAGCTTGTTTGTCATCGTCAATGTCTAAAACCTCTCCAGTTACGACATCACCAATTTTTACTTCTTCCACACTATTAAGTGCGTTTAATAAATCATTATTTTGACCTGATTCGTTTTCGCTCATTACGAATTTCCTCCTTAAGAACACTATACTAATCTATCATAGCTGAAATTGACAATAAAAGCTAGTTAAATAAATTAGAATCCTTATTTTATTTTTTTATTAATAATTTTAGTAATCTCTTTTACAACCTGTTCAATGTTCATTGAGGTTGTATCAACTTCAATGGCATCAGCGGCTTTAGTCAGCGGAGAGGTTTTTCTAGTTGAATCTTTTCGATCCCGCGTTTCAATCTCATCTTTTAATTTTGACAAAGATGTATTAATTCCTTTGGCGATATTTTCTTTATATCGACGCTCCGCACGTTCATCAACGCTGGCAATCAAAAAAATCTTCACTTGGGCGTTAGGCAAAACTGCGGTCCCAATATCACGTCCGTCCATCACAATGTTACTTTGAGATGCAATTTCTCGTTGACGAGCAACCAATTCAGTTCTAATGCTGGGTAAGCTGGCAACTGTTGAAACTGCATTTGTAATTTCAGGTTGTCGGATGGCTTCCGTAACTTCTGAATCATTTACAAAAACGTGCTGGACTGGATCACCAGGTTTAAAAACTATTTCTATCTGTTTTAGCATTGCTAAGATTGCGGACTCATTGGTGAGTTCAATTTTGTCATGCATAGCTTGTAATGTTACTGCTCGATACATGGCACCAGTATCACAGTAGATATAGCCAAACGCGGTTGCTACTAGTTTGGCAACCGTACTTTTTCCAGCAGATGCTGGTCCATCAATTGCAACCTGGATATTTTGCATTTCCATGTTATAAAACGACCCCTTATTTAATTATTTTACGCGCAAACGTTGACCAGGTGTTAATTCGGAACTACTTGTTAAGCCATTTAATTCCATTAATTTTTGTTGCGTAATCCCATTGTTGACAGCGATTCTGTATAATCCTTCTCCGGCCGGAACTGTGACATATTTTTTATTTGTGTCGCTCGAACTGCTTGAGCTTGAACTACTTGAACTCGAACTAGATTCTGATGCTTTAGAACTAGCTTTGGCTTTAGAACTAGATTCAGCTAAAGAACTACTTTTGGCCTTTTCACTTGAAGTACTTTGCGCCTTCGATTTACTTTCACTAACAGAACTTGCTGCCTTTTTGGATGCTTTTTCGGCAGATGCATCTGCAATTTTTTGGCTAGAAGCACTAGCCTTTTTTTTGGAGGAAGCAATTTGAGCATCAGTTTGTGGTCGATTAAAATTATTCTGATTGTATTTATAAACCACAATTGGTGAAATAAATAGTAAAACAATTACGATACCTACTAAAGTAATTATTAGTTTTGTGTATCGATGTGATTTTCGACTTGCACTCCTTGAAGGCTTATCGGTTGTAAAGTGCTCTGTATCAGGTTGTTTACTGTCTTTGTGCTCGTTTTCAGAATCATTACCATTATTTTGATTCATTTTCATTCCTCCTAGAAAAAACTACCAGAACAATTGTAACATATTGATAAAAAAACGTGTTCATTTTTTTGACGGGAATAAGTTTTCAAGCCTTATTTTCCACGGTATTAATCCAGTTTTTGAGTTTTTCGAATCCTTTTTGACAGGTTCCCAGTCCAATTTAAGCTGACTAACCTTTTCCGAAGCATTATCAATGCCACAACAACTTGAAGAATGGTCGCCAAACTGTTCATCAAAATAGGCAAGTAGTTTTGTGCGTAGACAACCTGTTTCATTAACGAAATCTAACATACTGGTT contains the following coding sequences:
- the cmk gene encoding (d)CMP kinase, coding for MEMQNIQVAIDGPASAGKSTVAKLVATAFGYIYCDTGAMYRAVTLQAMHDKIELTNESAILAMLKQIEIVFKPGDPVQHVFVNDSEVTEAIRQPEITNAVSTVASLPSIRTELVARQREIASQSNIVMDGRDIGTAVLPNAQVKIFLIASVDERAERRYKENIAKGINTSLSKLKDEIETRDRKDSTRKTSPLTKAADAIEVDTTSMNIEQVVKEITKIINKKIK
- a CDS encoding LysM peptidoglycan-binding domain-containing protein; this encodes MNQNNGNDSENEHKDSKQPDTEHFTTDKPSRSASRKSHRYTKLIITLVGIVIVLLFISPIVVYKYNQNNFNRPQTDAQIASSKKKASASSQKIADASAEKASKKAASSVSESKSKAQSTSSEKAKSSSLAESSSKAKASSKASESSSSSSSSSSSSSSDTNKKYVTVPAGEGLYRIAVNNGITQQKLMELNGLTSSSELTPGQRLRVK